One window from the genome of Malus domestica chromosome 01, GDT2T_hap1 encodes:
- the LOC139193994 gene encoding secreted RxLR effector protein 161-like, with the protein MDVRSLDIKKDSFCPKEDNELVLGPEVPYLSAIGALLYLAQCTRPDIAFSINLLARYNSTPTICHWKGVKDILQYLRGTTDMGLSYSKKSTNDQVLVGYADAGFLSNLHKARSQTGYVFKNGDTTISCCSTKQKLVVTSSNHSEILALHEASRECSCLRSMIHHIQSSCGLTSKTDTPTVIHEDNAACVAQMKEGFIKGDKTKHISPKFFNVHEL; encoded by the coding sequence ATGGACGTTCGTTCtctggacattaagaaagattcATTTTGTCCAAAAGAAGATAatgaactggtccttggtccagaagtaccatatttgagtgcaataggtgctttattgtatttagcacaatgtactagaccagatatagctttttcaatCAACTTGTTAGCAAGGTATAACTCTACTCCAACAATTTgtcattggaagggagtcaaagatatactgcaataccttcgtgggacaacagacaTGGGTCTCTCCTACTCAAAGAAATCCACAAATGACCAGGTCCTTGTTGGAtatgcagatgctggttttctctctAATCTccataaagcccgctcacaaactggatatgtgttcaagaaTGGAGATACGACAATCTCTTGTTGCTCAACAAAGCAAAAATTAGTTGTTACATCTTCAAATCATTCAgaaatacttgctttacatgaagcaagtcgtgaatgttcttgcttaagatcaatgatccatcatatcCAGAGTTCATGTGGTCTAACTTCAAAGACTgacactccaactgtcatccatgaagataatgcagcctgtgttgcccaaatgaaagaaggattcatcaagggcgataagactaaacacatatctcctaAGTTTTTCAATGTACATGAGCTttag